A genome region from Anastrepha obliqua isolate idAnaObli1 chromosome 4, idAnaObli1_1.0, whole genome shotgun sequence includes the following:
- the LOC129245078 gene encoding DNA mismatch repair protein Mlh1, giving the protein MEPGIIKKLDEVVVNRIAAGEIIQKPANALKELIENSLDAKATRVQITVKSGGLKLLQIQDNGTGIRREDLSILCERFTTSKLKKFEDLSNIGTFGFRGEALASISHVARLSIQTKTANESCGYKASYENGQLKGPPKACAGNQGTIITVEDIFYNMPQRRQCLKSPAEEMQKICEVVSKYAVHNSNVAFTLKKYGESPSLRTVGHSSCEENICNIYGSQIGRVLLPIELEDDIHKFKMTSLVTKVDYSAKRGIMLLFINHRLVESTALKAAIDGVYSTYLPKGMHPFIYISLEMASTQLDVNVHPTKHAVHFLYEDEIIDKIKHRIELKLLGSNASRTFYKQLRLSGIPNTDSEYDDKGAKIKHNDKERIDKDRVRTDSKEQKLEKFLLQQSTSGQVVKTNSTTLGNMTEESFSLLIPRSKVQLTSIKNMQENIERRLNVTLRKTLKDLVFVGVVDKAYALFQQETKLYLCNTLKFCEELFYQRLTFEFQRLAHIKFEPSLSIKKLVEIALDSEEAGWSPEDGDKLELAERASNILLEKAPMLREYFSLHISKEGQLETLPAILPQHYPCSTHLPLYILRLATEVDWDSEVECFETFCRETSQYYALISTLELSSQPQRHKWLVEHVLYPGLKRYLLPPNSLKQHLYELSSLSRLYKVFERC; this is encoded by the exons ATGGAACCAGGCATAATAAAGAAATTAGACGAAGTTGTGGTAAATAGAATCGCGGCTGGAGAAATTATACAGAAACCAGCAAATGCACTCAAAGAGCTCATCGAGAACAG TTTGGATGCAAAAGCGACTCGCGTTCAAATAACTGTGAAATCTGGAGGCTTGAAACTACTGCAGATACAGGACAATGGTACCGGCATACGACGCGAAGATCTTTCAATTTTATGTGAGCGCTTTACAACATCAAAGCTAAAGAAATTTGAAGATCTAAGCAACATAGGAACGTTCGGTTTTCGTGGCGAGGCCTTGGCAAGTATAAGCCATGTGGCGCGTTTAAGCATACAAACGAAAACAGCAAATGAATCCTGTGGCTACAA AGCCTCGTATGAGAATGGTCAATTGAAAGGACCTCCAAAAGCTTGTGCTGGAAATCAAGGCACAATTATTACCGTGGAAGATATATTCTACAATATGCCACAAAGACGCCAGTGCCTGAAATCACCAGCGGAGGAGATGCAAAAAATTTGTGAGGTTGTATCTAAGTATGCTGTTCACAACTCAAATGTTGCTTTTACACTGAAGAAGTATGGGGAGTCACCATCCTTGCGCACAGTAGGCCATAGTTCATGcgaagaaaacatctgcaacaTCTACGGTTCGCAAATTGGTCGTGTTTTACTACCAATTGAGTTGGAGGACGATATACATAAATTCAAAATGACTTCACTGGTAACAAAGGTGGACTATTCAGCCAAGCGTGGCATAATGCTATTATTTATCAATCATCGTCTAGTGGAATCTACTG CTCTGAAAGCAGCTATTGATGGTGTCTACAGCACCTACTTACCAAAAGGCATGCACCCCTTTATATATATCAGTCTCGAAATGGCATCAACACAGTTAGATGTTAATGTTCATCCGACAAAGCATGCTGTTCATTTTCTTTACGAGGATGAGATAATCGACAAAATTAAGCACCGAATAGAATTGAAGTTGTTAGGTAGTAATGCATCACGTACTTTCTACAAACAATTGCGTTTATCGGGCATACCTAATACTGATTCTGAATATGACGACAAAGGAGCAAAAATCAAACATAACGACAAGGAACGCATTGATAAAGATCGCGTTCGAACCGATTCTAAggaacaaaaattagaaaagtttcTTTTACAACAAAGTACATCTGGACAAGTCGTCAAAACGAATTCAACGACTCTCGGTAATATGACAGAAGAAAGCTTTTCTCTTTTAATACCGAGATCGAAAGTACAGCTTACAAGCATTAAGAATATGCAGGAAAATATCGAACGCCGACTCAATGTTACGCTACGCAAAACACTAAAGGATCTTGTTTTCGTGGGAGTAGTAGACAAGGCGTATGCCTTATTTCAGCAAGAAACTAAGCTGTATTTATGTAATACACTCAAGTTTtg CGAAGAACTTTTCTATCAGAGGTtaacttttgaatttcaaaggCTCGCGCATATCAAATTCGAGCCTTCGTTGAGTATAAAAAAACTCGTAGAAATTGCTCTAGACTCTGAAGAGGCTGGATGGTCGCCGGAGGATGGTGACAAATTGGAACTTGCAGAACGCGCCTCCAACATTTTACTTGAAAAGGCGCCAATGTTGCgcgaatatttttctttacacaTCAGTAAAGAAGGCCAATTAGAGACACTCCCCGCCATATTGCCTCAGCACTATCCATGCAGTACACATTTGCCGTTATATATATTGCGTCTGGCTACAGAAGTAGATTGGGATTCAGAAGTAGAGTGTTTTGAGACATTCTGCCGGGAAACATCCCAATATTATGCACTTATCTCTACATTGGAATTATCTTCGCAGCCTCAAAGGCATAAATGGCTGGTAGAACATGTTTTATATCCCGGGTTAAAACGTTATTTACTGCCGCCTAATAGCCTTAAGCAACATTTGTACGAACTGTCTAGTTTATCACGACTATATAAGGTATTTGAGAGATGCTAG
- the LOC129245079 gene encoding succinate dehydrogenase assembly factor 2-A, mitochondrial, with the protein MLRQVLTANCRILLQTKTFSSKATGGTGKDKVEVLNHADVPIIDYDDPDYLPLPEYPLRPNEPLEVRKQRLIYQSRKRGMLENDLILSTFVARYLKDMDATLTAQYDQLINGVTNDWDIYYWATNVKPTPPEHDNDVMRMLKEHVSNSQRENRTCQPNL; encoded by the exons ATGTTGCGACAAGTATTG ACTGCTAATTGTcgaattttattgcaaactaAGACCTTTTCGTCAAAAGCCACTGGTGGCACTGGCAAAGATAAGGTAGAGGTGTTGAATCACGCCGACGTACCAATAATCGACTACGATGACCCCGATTATTTGCCTCTCCCCGAATACCCTTTACGACCAAACGAACCGCTCGAAGTTCGCAAACAACG GCTTATTTACCAGTCTCGTAAGCGCGGTATGCTTGAGAATGATTTGATACTCAGCACTTTTGTCGCCCGCTATTTGAAGGATATGGACGCTACACTGACAGCGCAATACGATCAACTTATCAATGGAGTAACTAATGATTGGGATATATATTACTGGGCAACAAACGTTAAACCAACACCTCCTGAACATGATAACGATGTAATGCGTATGCTAAAGGAGCATGTGTCTAACTCTCAACGCGAAAATCGGACATGTCAACCAAATTTGTAA